One Methanobacteriaceae archaeon genomic region harbors:
- the tgtA gene encoding tRNA guanosine(15) transglycosylase TgtA produces the protein MFEIKLKDNLGRTGIIKTKHGEIRTPALMPVIHPGKQSIDVKSLGAEIVITNAYIIYKNEELKEKASKEGVHSLINFDGPVMTDSGSFQLSEYGDVDINNQEVIEFQELIGSDIGTSLDIPTPPFVSRGRAERELETTLERAKESLKYRKDISLNSVVQGSTFPDLRSKCADELGKMDFELHPIGAVVPLMEKYQYKDLVDVVIASVSHLPDSRPRHLMGAGHPMIFALAVAMGCDLFDSAAYILYAEDDRFLTVSGTYKLENLVEMPCSCPVCIEYTPDDLRKMEKSERKVFIAQHNLNVSFAEIRMIKQAIAEGNLMELVENRCRAHPRLLDAYRQLGNYMDVMEKYDPASKKSAFFYSGPESLKRVEVYRHLEKMGQMPKKSRIMLLPSNRKPYHKYLPQELGEFYSMGSSKKTGMDDLQIMVVDVPFGLIPLELDEVYPLAQNDAPKILDLDSIKFIQEIVEGLFEKYEEVIVSADIVKQFELELILNYSIPESFKIKIADQQKIIMVADYQFGHGAGEALFAGKLEIVRSKKTGKIRHIYYGKELIATMRASDGFFVLSKEGARRLHSRMEFPKNRVVVNADSEPYAREGKSIFAKFVIECDKNIKSNEEVLIVNENDDLLAFGKALLNSAEIMDFQVGQAIKTRKGGL, from the coding sequence ATGTTTGAAATAAAATTAAAAGATAATTTAGGAAGAACCGGAATTATTAAAACTAAACATGGCGAAATCAGGACACCAGCACTAATGCCAGTGATTCACCCGGGAAAGCAATCTATTGATGTAAAATCTTTAGGTGCTGAAATAGTAATTACTAATGCATACATTATTTACAAAAATGAAGAATTAAAGGAAAAAGCTTCAAAAGAAGGTGTCCATTCTTTAATAAACTTTGATGGCCCAGTAATGACTGATTCTGGTTCTTTTCAACTTTCAGAATATGGTGATGTTGATATAAACAACCAGGAAGTTATTGAATTCCAGGAACTAATAGGTTCAGATATAGGAACTTCACTTGATATTCCTACACCACCTTTTGTAAGCAGAGGCCGTGCTGAAAGGGAACTGGAAACAACACTGGAACGGGCCAAAGAATCTTTAAAATATAGAAAAGACATTTCGTTAAATTCTGTGGTTCAGGGATCGACTTTTCCGGATTTAAGATCAAAATGTGCTGATGAATTGGGTAAAATGGACTTTGAACTTCATCCTATTGGTGCGGTGGTCCCTTTAATGGAAAAATATCAATATAAAGACTTGGTTGATGTGGTAATTGCCTCAGTTTCTCATTTACCAGATTCCCGGCCTAGGCACTTAATGGGCGCTGGACATCCTATGATTTTTGCTCTAGCAGTGGCTATGGGCTGTGATTTGTTTGATTCTGCAGCATATATTCTTTATGCTGAGGATGACAGATTTTTAACAGTTTCTGGAACTTACAAACTGGAAAACCTTGTTGAAATGCCATGTTCCTGTCCAGTGTGTATTGAATACACTCCAGATGACTTAAGAAAAATGGAAAAGAGTGAGCGAAAGGTTTTTATTGCTCAACATAACTTAAATGTAAGCTTTGCAGAGATAAGGATGATAAAACAAGCCATTGCAGAAGGTAATTTAATGGAACTTGTTGAAAACCGATGCAGAGCACATCCTCGCCTTTTAGATGCATACCGTCAACTAGGAAATTATATGGACGTTATGGAAAAATATGATCCCGCATCTAAAAAATCTGCTTTCTTTTATAGTGGCCCAGAATCATTGAAAAGGGTGGAAGTATACAGGCATCTGGAAAAAATGGGCCAAATGCCAAAAAAGAGCAGAATAATGCTTTTGCCATCTAATCGAAAACCTTATCATAAATATTTGCCTCAAGAATTAGGGGAATTTTATAGCATGGGTTCATCTAAAAAGACTGGAATGGATGATCTTCAAATAATGGTAGTGGATGTTCCTTTTGGCCTGATACCTCTTGAATTGGATGAAGTATATCCTCTGGCTCAAAATGATGCTCCTAAAATATTAGACTTGGATTCCATAAAATTTATCCAAGAAATAGTAGAAGGACTATTTGAAAAATATGAAGAAGTCATTGTCAGTGCCGATATTGTAAAACAATTTGAATTAGAACTAATTTTAAATTATTCAATCCCAGAATCATTTAAAATAAAAATAGCTGATCAGCAAAAAATAATTATGGTAGCGGATTACCAATTTGGACATGGGGCGGGTGAAGCGCTTTTTGCAGGCAAATTAGAAATTGTGAGAAGTAAAAAAACAGGAAAAATAAGGCACATATATTATGGAAAAGAGTTAATAGCAACTATGAGAGCATCAGACGGATTTTTTGTTCTCAGTAAAGAAGGTGCCCGGCGACTTCATTCTAGAATGGAATTTCCTAAAAATAGGGTTGTGGTGAATGCAGACTCTGAACCATATGCTCGTGAGGGAAAAAGTATATTTGCTAAATTTGTTATAGAATGTGATAAGAATATAAAATCTAATGAAGAGGTTTTAATTGTAAATGAAAATGATGATTTACTGGCCTTTGGTAAGGCACTTTTAAATAGTGCTGAAATAATGGATTTCCAAGTGGGTCAGGCAATTAAAACCAGAAAAGGAGGATTATGA
- a CDS encoding MnmC family methyltransferase, translating to MNYQHSESLTPQKEAISLINYYFQKEIHGDLKARNHLKNEFLKYLIKTDDGSYTLNSGEINGNSETMHTNKGAITESLEKFVKPSNLNNKSNIKVLDTCSGFGYNSATLIDYLGADSNTDIDLSLDLIEISIETLAGGLLVPVPLATHNIVKKAIEEKLIKENYAKFNFEKGTIPKNIQFNIYSKDAREVVQNLDSDYYDAIFLDPFSPSKAPELYTVEFFKELKRIIKNDGVLATYTSAAPVRSALVEAGFYIGEGPIFGRKSGGTIASNSLSNIKKDISEADERMISLSDVGIPFIDPFLDLSGTEISKNRSIARKKARGTYKFSSAAKAPIFLGKEIEMNRWGRKVVRNINQLHIDDLKSKKALYLVCCQNELCYCGCNINRISNSRDRIKKMSQRLSNLRNVME from the coding sequence ATGAATTACCAACATTCAGAATCATTAACTCCTCAAAAAGAAGCAATATCTCTAATAAACTATTATTTTCAAAAAGAAATACATGGAGATTTAAAAGCGAGGAATCATCTCAAAAATGAATTTCTAAAATATTTAATTAAAACAGATGATGGATCCTACACCTTAAACTCTGGGGAAATTAATGGTAATTCTGAAACTATGCATACCAATAAAGGAGCCATCACAGAATCATTGGAAAAATTTGTAAAACCATCAAATCTGAATAATAAAAGTAATATTAAAGTTTTAGATACATGCAGTGGGTTTGGTTATAATTCAGCTACATTAATTGATTATTTAGGTGCTGATTCAAATACTGATATTGATTTAAGCTTAGATTTGATTGAAATTTCCATTGAAACTCTTGCGGGAGGCCTATTAGTACCAGTTCCTTTAGCAACACACAATATAGTTAAAAAGGCCATTGAGGAAAAATTAATTAAAGAAAATTACGCGAAATTCAACTTTGAAAAGGGGACTATCCCAAAAAATATTCAATTTAATATTTATTCTAAAGATGCACGGGAAGTAGTCCAAAATCTTGATTCAGATTATTATGATGCTATCTTTCTAGACCCATTCAGCCCTTCAAAGGCTCCGGAACTATACACGGTTGAATTTTTCAAAGAATTAAAACGAATTATAAAAAATGATGGTGTTCTAGCCACCTACACCTCTGCCGCCCCGGTCAGAAGTGCCTTGGTCGAAGCAGGGTTTTATATCGGTGAAGGCCCTATCTTTGGCCGTAAATCCGGGGGAACAATTGCTTCTAATTCTTTAAGTAATATTAAAAAAGATATTTCCGAGGCTGATGAGAGAATGATTTCTCTTTCTGATGTTGGTATTCCCTTTATAGACCCTTTTTTAGATTTATCAGGTACTGAAATCTCTAAAAATCGTTCAATTGCTAGAAAAAAGGCTAGAGGAACATATAAATTTTCTTCTGCAGCTAAAGCACCTATTTTTTTGGGTAAAGAAATTGAAATGAATAGGTGGGGCCGCAAAGTTGTAAGAAATATTAATCAGTTACATATTGATGATTTAAAATCAAAAAAGGCTTTATATTTGGTTTGCTGTCAAAATGAATTATGTTATTGTGGTTGTAATATTAATAGAATATCTAATTCTAGAGATAGGATAAAAAAGATGTCTCAAAGGCTTTCTAATCTAAGGAATGTCATGGAATAG